Within Dysgonomonas sp. HDW5A, the genomic segment GGGATAGAGTGTATAAAAAAGGAAAATAAATAATATCGTTATTAACAATATCTTCTTCATAAATTTTTATCTAAATGCCAGTTTATACCAAAATGATTTTTTATACTCCATCTTGAATAAACACTTAATATATAATATTAGTATGTCATTTTTACTATAATATTCTTTATTATAGAGTGGAGAGTCAAAACATTTACTCAATACCTTTAAGCCTAATCTCGAATTTGCACAAAGACGAATCCAATGTAAAGATAAGATTCTAGATAAATATTGAGGAGAGCTAAATTGTTCTGCACTATTTCTATCTAATAGACCTATCATAAACGTCTCACATTTATAAAGATAATCAAATGAAGACTCTGAAGGAATACACTCAGCAACAGAAGCATATACATCTAAGTCTTCAGCACTAGAAGCTAAACCTAACTTCTCACAGTGAATTTTAAAGACTTCTTTCTTATTTTCAATTTGTTTCTTTTCATTTAATGTCGAAACCTGATATTCATGAACTCTATAGTATAAAAGAGGCTCATCAATATTTGCTAATTTCGTACAATAAAGTGCCTTAGACCAAAGTGCATAATCTTCTACATGCAAATATTTTTCTTCGAACCTTAATCCCAACTCAGAGAATAGTGTTTTCCGAATCATTACAGCAGGATGACAAATACCCGATCTAAACAATAGATAAGCTTGTAACTCTTCATATGTTTTAGGGTTTTTATAGAGATTATGCTTTGATTTACCCGTTCTAAATGTGTAAAACATGGTACTAACAACATCATAGTCGGCATTTTGCTCTAAGAAAGATACCTGTTTCTCTATTCTTGTAGGAAAAGAGATATCGTCTGCATCCATACGGGCAATATACTTGCCATTACACAATTCAATTCCTTTATTTAATGTCTTTATCAGTTTTAAATTAGTCTCATTATTATAAATCTTTATACGACTATCTTTATTAGCTAATTCTTGTAACTTATTACTTGTATTATCTGATGAACAGTCATTTATAATAATAATCTCTAGATTTATATACGTCTGTTCTATAATGGATGAAATAGATTCAACCACATAACTCTCGACATTATAACAAGGTATTAAAACTGAGACTAGAGGATTTGACATATATTTATTAACGATTTCCTTTATTATATATTGCTTTAAATATAGAAGTATACCCTTCTACCATTTTATTTATTGTAAAATTCCTCAAATAAGATTCTCTGGCATAAGTTTTTATTTGAGAATTTACTGAATCTTGCAAAACATAGTCGATTTTAGAAACAAAAGATTCAATATTATTTTCTACAGCAAACCCATT encodes:
- a CDS encoding glycosyltransferase family 2 protein, producing the protein MSNPLVSVLIPCYNVESYVVESISSIIEQTYINLEIIIINDCSSDNTSNKLQELANKDSRIKIYNNETNLKLIKTLNKGIELCNGKYIARMDADDISFPTRIEKQVSFLEQNADYDVVSTMFYTFRTGKSKHNLYKNPKTYEELQAYLLFRSGICHPAVMIRKTLFSELGLRFEEKYLHVEDYALWSKALYCTKLANIDEPLLYYRVHEYQVSTLNEKKQIENKKEVFKIHCEKLGLASSAEDLDVYASVAECIPSESSFDYLYKCETFMIGLLDRNSAEQFSSPQYLSRILSLHWIRLCANSRLGLKVLSKCFDSPLYNKEYYSKNDILILYIKCLFKMEYKKSFWYKLAFR